A region from the Diadema setosum chromosome 13, eeDiaSeto1, whole genome shotgun sequence genome encodes:
- the LOC140237178 gene encoding F-box/WD repeat-containing protein 9-like: MNHCNTANESAHSLDLSVNGDLEVQKNASFSSTDCENGQLTLLSLPGELLLSIFDYLDARQVICELGLVCKELHAIVADNLEWKVRCMKRFHGAYPIVPVDDDKFNWKRACIEREEAYHRWSKHEERMEHFSLSMAHIGGIDSVHLMHNADLCFTGSRDRTFKMWDLRRLDASDPTGSVQRAEAKDVKGHKGWVWDITSLDNILCTASWDCWLKLWDVNDDLRLVQKMKGKSAFLSVVYQHNAIIAGAYDKSIYVYDPRIEHNSFVGQLIHHKRSVLTVAADEDYIISGSEDKTIAVYDRRAGRLFKQIELDNYCMCMSYQNGQLWTGQKDGSIHVIDPTDGAFDVVQTYDVGHKNKITGIIYTMGALYSCSTDATIRVSHPHHQPELICKLTDHTADLTAIDMQNGVLASACSDVTAGIWRPKN; encoded by the exons ATGAATCAT TGCAACACCGCAAACGAGTCCGCCCATTCCCTTGACCTGAGTGTGAATGGGGACCTCGAGGTACAAAAGAATGCCTCCTTCAGCAGCACCGACTGCGAGAATGGTCAGTTGACCCTGCTGTCGCTGCCCGGAGAGCTGCTACTCAGTATCTTTGACTACCTGGACGCGAGACAGGTTATCTGTGAGCTGGGGTTGGTCTGTAAGGAGCTCCATGCCATCGTCGCAGACAACCTGGAGTGGAAGGTGCGCTGCATGAAGAGATTCCACGGAGCCTACCCGATTGTTCCTG TCGATGATGACAAATTCAACTGGAAGAGGGCGTGTATAGAGCGGGAGGAGGCGTACCACCGGTGGTCCAAGCATGAGGAACGAATGGAACACTTCTCCCTCTCCATGGCCCACATAGGGGGTATAGACTCTGTCCATCTCATGCAT AATGCTGACCTGTGCTTCACGGGGTCGCGAGACAGGACCTTCAAAATGTGGGACCTCAGGAGGCTGGACGCCAGTGACCCAACAGGCTCCGTCCAGAGGGCTGAAGCCAAGGATGTCAAGGGACACAAG GGCTGGGTATGGGACATTACATCACTGGACAATATTCTGTGCACTGCATCATGGGATTGCTGGTTAAAGCTATGGGATGTGAATGATGACCTAAGGCTGGTACAGAAGATGAA GGGCAAATCAGCATTTCTCAGTGTGGTCTATCAGCACAATGCCATTATTGCCGGTGCCTACGATAAGAGCATCTATGTCTACGATCCCAGAA TTGAGCACAACAGCTTTGTCGGCCAGCTGATACATCACAAACGGTCGGTTCTAACGGTAGCAGCGGACGAGGATTACATCATATCGGGTAGCGAGGACAAGACCATCGCCGTGTATGATAGGAGAGCAGGACGACTATTCAAGCAAATTGAA CTGGACAATTACTGCATGTGCATGTCCTACCAGAATGGACAACTCTGGACAGGTCAGAAGGACGGCAGCATCCACGTCATTGACCCCACTGACGGTGCCTTTGATGTCGTTCAGACGTACGACGTCGGCCACAAGAACAAGATCACTGGCATCATTTACACAATGGGGGCGCTCTACTCCTGCTCCACAGACGCAACCATCCGCGTGAGCCACCCCCACCACCAGCCGGAGCTCATCTGCAAGCTGACTGATCACACTGCCGACCTCACCGCAATCGACATGCAAAATGGCGTGCTGGCCAGTGCCTGTAGTGACGTAACCGCGGGAATATGGCGGCCTAAAAACTGA